In Leptospira ellinghausenii, the following proteins share a genomic window:
- a CDS encoding HlyD family secretion protein, protein MSPKWKLRKNLPSYRLVQTALPAQSLAYILTVIFFLSVLILLYVPWQQTTMGFGRVVAYAPLDRQQVIESPISGRVVKWHVHEGTRVKKGDPIIDISDNDPNFITRIREERNALLQRLEAARSREDNIRSRILSLRSSKGSAVSAADSRMMMARDRVRASEQAVDAAKAALKTANLNLDRQKQLWEKGLTSKRTLELAELDHTNAETGLDRARATYDAAVKEERALNSDTGKVQQDAEASINDAKASLASAQSEVARVLEDLPKLEARLSRQENQEVFAPRDGTIMRILVNPDTQQVKEGDGVAILVPDAEDKAVELFISGNDIPLVGEGRKVRLQFQGYPVLQISGWPETAVGTFGGVVKLVDITDNGSGNFRVLVVPDNEDRQWPSSRYLRQGVRAKGWIFLNRVSVGYELWRRFNDFPPNLPMDDPEMKSLLDENGGGEKTK, encoded by the coding sequence ATGTCACCCAAATGGAAACTTCGTAAAAACCTACCATCATATCGATTGGTGCAAACTGCACTTCCTGCCCAAAGTTTAGCTTATATATTAACGGTTATTTTTTTTCTCAGCGTTCTCATTTTGCTCTATGTTCCATGGCAACAAACCACTATGGGTTTTGGCCGGGTGGTGGCGTACGCCCCACTGGATCGCCAACAAGTAATTGAATCTCCAATTAGTGGACGAGTTGTTAAGTGGCATGTCCACGAAGGGACTCGTGTAAAAAAAGGAGACCCGATCATTGACATTTCAGACAATGATCCCAATTTTATCACTAGGATCCGAGAAGAAAGAAATGCACTTTTACAAAGACTCGAAGCTGCACGTTCCAGAGAAGATAACATCCGTTCTAGGATATTAAGTTTACGTTCGTCAAAGGGAAGTGCTGTGAGTGCAGCCGATTCACGTATGATGATGGCAAGGGACAGAGTCCGTGCCAGCGAACAAGCCGTAGATGCAGCTAAAGCTGCCTTAAAAACTGCAAATCTCAATTTAGACCGCCAAAAACAATTATGGGAAAAAGGTCTAACTTCCAAACGCACATTAGAGCTTGCAGAACTTGACCATACAAATGCGGAAACCGGTCTCGATCGTGCGAGAGCAACTTATGATGCCGCTGTCAAAGAGGAACGAGCGTTAAATAGTGATACAGGAAAGGTCCAACAAGATGCAGAAGCTTCCATCAATGATGCAAAAGCATCACTTGCGTCTGCACAATCTGAAGTTGCCAGAGTCTTAGAAGACCTTCCAAAATTAGAAGCCAGGTTATCAAGACAGGAAAACCAAGAAGTGTTTGCTCCAAGAGATGGAACCATCATGAGAATCCTTGTGAATCCAGACACACAACAAGTGAAAGAAGGTGATGGAGTTGCCATCCTTGTTCCCGATGCGGAAGACAAAGCTGTAGAATTATTTATTTCAGGGAATGATATTCCGTTAGTTGGTGAAGGAAGAAAAGTTCGATTACAATTCCAAGGGTATCCGGTTTTACAAATCAGTGGCTGGCCCGAAACTGCTGTTGGAACTTTTGGAGGAGTAGTCAAACTTGTGGATATCACAGACAATGGATCTGGAAATTTCCGTGTCCTTGTAGTACCTGATAATGAAGATCGTCAGTGGCCATCGAGTCGTTACTTAAGACAAGGGGTAAGAGCAAAAGGATGGATTTTTCTCAATCGTGTCAGTGTTGGTTATGAATTGTGGAGAAGATTCAATGATTTCCCTCCAAATTTACCAATGGATGATCCTGAAATGAAATCGTTGTTAGATGAGAATGGAGGAGGAGAAAAAACAAAATGA
- a CDS encoding YceI family protein has protein sequence MKIFYSILALFIVGIFGPIVAEENCEYEYDPNKTNLEWTAFKFTEKTGVKGKFDNIRVMGKTKDKSKFGVAEKIRFQIDSLSVNSSNPDRDAKIKKFFFGSVKGNQKLTGHFSDLTSGESGTAKLHLQFGKFKTSVPVNFVWKEDTVEVVGTVDVATLGLTQGLSKLNAECNDLHKGSDGVSKLWPTVDVKVVSTLKKVCK, from the coding sequence ATGAAAATTTTTTATTCTATTTTAGCTTTATTCATTGTCGGCATTTTCGGGCCAATTGTTGCAGAAGAAAATTGTGAATATGAGTATGATCCTAACAAAACCAACTTAGAATGGACAGCGTTCAAGTTTACAGAAAAAACAGGTGTTAAAGGTAAATTTGATAACATTCGAGTGATGGGAAAAACGAAAGACAAATCAAAGTTTGGTGTCGCTGAAAAAATTCGTTTCCAAATCGATAGTTTGTCCGTAAACTCATCCAATCCAGATCGGGATGCCAAAATCAAAAAGTTTTTCTTTGGATCTGTAAAAGGAAATCAGAAATTAACAGGTCATTTTTCGGACCTAACGTCTGGAGAATCAGGCACTGCAAAATTACACCTTCAATTTGGAAAATTCAAAACATCAGTTCCTGTAAACTTTGTTTGGAAAGAGGATACGGTAGAAGTAGTAGGAACAGTGGATGTGGCAACTCTTGGTTTAACACAAGGTTTATCAAAATTAAATGCAGAGTGTAATGATTTACATAAAGGTTCTGATGGTGTGAGTAAACTTTGGCCTACAGTTGATGTGAAAGTAGTTTCCACATTGAAAAAAGTTTGTAAGTAA
- a CDS encoding TetR/AcrR family transcriptional regulator codes for MVKKKKVSVPNTATKSPVLGRKRDPSLDISILKATLEMLAEEGFDGMTMDQIATKVGTGKAACYRRWPSKVKLVKDALIWMNRNQLELEKIPDTGSLRNDFLAILKPHSMEEANAKLRVLGGLGTFWSDEEIEKKGITEIFGPWTEVNRTLIQRAMDRGEISKKANIELVCKVLNSMATYRALIERKPPDKNLFIALIDQVVIPALKYPG; via the coding sequence ATGGTTAAGAAAAAAAAAGTATCAGTTCCAAACACAGCCACAAAGTCTCCCGTCCTCGGAAGAAAAAGAGACCCTTCTCTAGATATTTCTATTCTCAAGGCTACGCTTGAGATGTTAGCTGAAGAAGGCTTTGATGGAATGACAATGGATCAAATTGCGACCAAAGTGGGAACAGGAAAGGCTGCATGTTATCGCCGTTGGCCGTCCAAAGTTAAACTTGTCAAAGATGCATTGATCTGGATGAATCGAAATCAATTAGAACTCGAAAAAATCCCAGACACAGGCTCTCTTAGAAATGATTTTTTAGCAATTCTCAAACCTCATTCGATGGAAGAAGCTAATGCAAAATTAAGGGTTCTAGGTGGTCTCGGTACATTTTGGTCAGATGAAGAAATCGAAAAAAAAGGAATCACAGAAATTTTTGGACCATGGACCGAAGTGAATCGAACATTAATCCAAAGAGCCATGGATCGTGGAGAAATTTCAAAAAAAGCAAACATAGAATTAGTATGTAAGGTTTTGAATTCAATGGCAACTTACCGCGCCCTAATCGAGAGGAAACCACCTGACAAAAACCTTTTTATTGCATTGATTGACCAAGTAGTGATCCCTGCCCTAAAGTATCCAGGTTAA
- a CDS encoding GNAT family N-acetyltransferase — protein sequence MLNISIKKLSANDLFEFLDLIRVFEDVFEMKQCQMPKESYLQSLLSRDDFFVFVTLLDGKVIAGLTAYLLRQYYSERPLVYIFDLAVQTKWQRKGIGKSLIIKINEYCRKEGMEEVFVQADVADDYALDFYRSTGGLPEEVIHFTYPLNRIN from the coding sequence ATGTTAAATATAAGTATAAAAAAACTGTCTGCAAATGATTTGTTTGAGTTTCTAGATCTCATTCGTGTATTTGAAGATGTATTTGAAATGAAGCAGTGTCAAATGCCAAAAGAGAGTTACCTTCAATCTCTTTTATCTCGAGATGATTTTTTTGTGTTTGTTACATTACTTGATGGAAAGGTAATCGCTGGACTCACCGCTTATCTATTGAGACAGTATTATTCTGAAAGACCACTGGTTTATATTTTTGATTTAGCAGTACAAACGAAATGGCAACGGAAAGGTATTGGAAAATCGTTAATTATAAAAATCAATGAATATTGTAGAAAAGAGGGCATGGAAGAAGTATTTGTCCAAGCAGATGTGGCTGATGATTACGCCTTGGATTTTTACAGGTCTACAGGTGGTCTACCAGAAGAGGTTATACACTTTACTTATCCTTTGAATAGAATCAATTGA
- a CDS encoding TolC family protein codes for MKTLLNRFLLALLCPFGMFFSFLLEADPTKDPFESLHGPNIYTQDYINQQPGVLTLSELLRSVEKSYPLVLAAEKLLTETEYNYLAAEGAFDLQFKAMGTTKPIGYYTNNGADTVFEKPTPLGGTSFFAGYRIGRGKFPVYDGRRETNDYGEVRAGAVVPLMRNREIDKNRADLRKADIDRKLAELSIQKLKIEVIKEATKRYWKWVASGQEYLVNKDLLEIAKNRQEQITQRIKLGDIPKMEGTENDRAILQRESQFVSAEREMQKAAIDLSLFLRAADGNLILPTTDRLPIGFPKPIDYKGLELDKSIKIAWKFRPEIQDYEFKREKARVDQDMGYNSLKPQVDLVVAGSQDLGPGSVTRSKPELEASLVLNVPIQTRRPRGMIGAAEAKIAQLDQELQFSKDKIKTEVQDAISEVIASAKRVNVTQNEVELARKLEEMERERFALGDSTLLFVNIREQTSAEAAVREIKALYDHHVAVANFQASTASFLQNSPSP; via the coding sequence ATGAAAACGCTATTAAATCGATTTTTATTGGCGTTGTTATGCCCATTTGGGATGTTTTTTTCTTTTTTATTGGAAGCGGATCCAACAAAAGATCCTTTCGAATCCTTACATGGGCCCAATATTTATACACAAGACTATATCAACCAACAACCTGGAGTATTAACTCTTTCTGAACTATTAAGGTCGGTTGAGAAATCTTATCCACTTGTCCTAGCTGCTGAAAAACTTTTAACAGAAACAGAATACAATTATTTAGCGGCTGAAGGTGCCTTTGATTTACAATTCAAAGCTATGGGTACAACCAAACCAATTGGTTATTATACTAATAATGGAGCGGACACTGTGTTCGAAAAACCAACTCCACTTGGTGGGACATCTTTTTTTGCTGGATACCGCATAGGTCGTGGAAAATTTCCTGTTTATGACGGACGAAGAGAAACCAATGATTATGGAGAAGTAAGAGCTGGTGCTGTTGTTCCACTCATGAGAAACCGTGAGATAGATAAAAACAGGGCCGATCTCAGGAAAGCAGACATTGATCGTAAACTTGCTGAGTTATCAATCCAAAAGTTAAAAATTGAAGTAATCAAAGAAGCCACCAAACGTTATTGGAAATGGGTTGCAAGTGGCCAAGAATACTTAGTCAACAAAGACTTGTTAGAGATTGCAAAAAATAGACAAGAACAAATAACCCAGAGAATCAAGTTAGGTGATATTCCCAAAATGGAAGGTACAGAAAATGACCGTGCCATTTTACAAAGGGAATCACAATTTGTTTCTGCTGAACGTGAAATGCAAAAAGCAGCAATTGATTTGTCTTTATTCTTACGAGCTGCAGATGGGAATTTGATTTTACCAACCACAGACAGATTGCCCATAGGATTTCCAAAACCCATCGATTACAAAGGTCTTGAATTAGACAAAAGTATCAAAATTGCATGGAAGTTCCGACCAGAAATCCAAGACTATGAATTCAAACGAGAAAAAGCTCGAGTGGACCAAGACATGGGTTATAACTCACTTAAACCTCAAGTGGATTTGGTGGTAGCAGGATCTCAGGACTTAGGGCCAGGTTCAGTCACAAGGTCTAAACCAGAACTAGAAGCTTCACTCGTTTTGAATGTTCCCATCCAAACAAGAAGGCCTCGTGGGATGATTGGAGCAGCAGAAGCAAAAATTGCCCAACTTGACCAAGAATTACAATTCTCAAAAGACAAAATCAAAACCGAAGTACAAGACGCAATCTCAGAAGTGATTGCTTCAGCCAAACGAGTGAACGTCACACAAAATGAAGTAGAGCTTGCAAGAAAACTAGAAGAGATGGAGCGGGAACGTTTTGCTTTGGGAGATTCTACTCTTTTATTTGTGAATATTCGTGAACAGACAAGTGCAGAAGCAGCAGTACGTGAAATTAAGGCATTGTACGATCATCATGTCGCGGTTGCCAACTTCCAAGCGTCTACGGCATCTTTTTTGCAAAATTCTCCTTCTCCTTAG
- a CDS encoding ABC transporter transmembrane domain-containing protein has product MLKLIKSLLRHFRSQLFKSKEIELPIRLSTGESLAQSILDFLSESLSIQSVPSQILEGFRSLRSKFPHEAKLEFLDYLIAASHQYQIKLNFVQKSILEIRSYITKEAPFLFQIKSKELGLPEFYAILGYHASSYLIRPLHNHIGEEEWISEKEFLKLFEIKSTKDVVDWIVAEPMFPFSSQKETHSTSSAVKNAIKQIYHLIRIESKDVWIVFIYGIGIGILSLVVPVATSSLVNIVAFGVLLQPVIILTFLVVFFLGFAGAMQTIQIYVVEILQRRVFVRIATEFAVRFPRIKQDALDKHHNPELVNRFFDTMTIQKSIHSLLVDGLAVILTTVIGFVLISFYHPIFIVFSLFILVVGGYFVIYQLGKPASENYIKISKEKYKVAAWLEEISRHSALFHSTFGSHFAIERADSIIRDYLFARKKYFSVFIKQIIGLVGIQALASAIVLGIGGYLVIHRQLTIGQLVAAELVIAKVLNDISKFGKQLDSFYSLIAAVDKINSVFHLPTLTAKTVPFEIPKGPIQVQLSGVDYSLANGHKIFNQFNLKVQAGKTIGVTSNTPYDAHILLDLLSGLREPNSGIVEYNHQNIHEVSKEQIQTYTVLIRGNEIFEGTILENIRVGREEISLITIRDLLEDLGLWKTIQSLPQGIHTQLLTFGHPFDNVQSALLILTRAIIGNPKLILIDGILDQLPPPLLTSCLKVLLQKNREWTVFIVSKSPTILGQMDQILRLEDDSHSLKVNS; this is encoded by the coding sequence ATGTTAAAATTAATAAAATCGTTGCTTCGTCATTTTCGAAGCCAACTCTTCAAATCAAAGGAAATCGAACTTCCCATACGACTTTCGACTGGTGAGTCTCTCGCACAGTCCATTTTAGACTTTTTATCTGAATCTTTAAGCATCCAATCAGTCCCAAGTCAAATATTGGAAGGTTTCCGATCACTTCGTAGTAAATTCCCACATGAAGCAAAATTGGAATTTCTCGATTATTTAATTGCGGCTTCTCACCAATACCAAATCAAACTCAACTTTGTCCAAAAATCTATTTTGGAAATTCGGAGTTATATCACTAAAGAAGCACCATTCCTATTTCAAATCAAAAGTAAGGAACTTGGTCTTCCTGAATTTTATGCAATTTTAGGATACCATGCATCCTCATACCTCATCCGACCGCTTCACAATCATATAGGTGAAGAAGAATGGATTTCAGAAAAAGAGTTTCTAAAACTATTTGAAATCAAATCGACGAAGGATGTTGTGGATTGGATTGTCGCAGAACCAATGTTTCCTTTTTCATCGCAAAAGGAAACTCATTCCACATCGTCTGCAGTCAAAAATGCAATCAAACAAATTTATCATCTTATTCGCATTGAGTCAAAGGATGTTTGGATTGTTTTTATATATGGAATCGGAATTGGAATTTTATCTTTAGTTGTACCAGTTGCAACCTCTTCCTTAGTCAATATTGTTGCCTTCGGGGTTTTGTTACAACCGGTCATCATTCTAACTTTCTTAGTTGTCTTCTTTTTAGGTTTTGCAGGGGCAATGCAAACAATTCAGATTTATGTGGTAGAAATTTTACAACGAAGAGTATTTGTTCGAATTGCTACTGAATTTGCTGTTCGTTTTCCAAGGATCAAACAAGATGCCTTAGACAAACACCATAATCCTGAACTTGTGAATCGATTTTTTGATACGATGACGATTCAAAAATCCATTCATTCATTATTGGTTGATGGATTAGCGGTTATATTAACAACCGTTATTGGATTTGTGCTCATATCATTTTACCATCCTATTTTTATTGTTTTTTCTTTGTTCATATTGGTTGTAGGTGGTTACTTTGTTATCTACCAACTAGGCAAACCTGCTTCTGAAAACTACATCAAAATTTCAAAAGAGAAGTATAAGGTAGCTGCTTGGCTCGAGGAAATTTCAAGGCATTCCGCTTTATTTCATTCTACATTTGGATCTCATTTTGCGATTGAAAGAGCAGATTCTATCATTCGCGATTATCTTTTTGCTCGTAAAAAATATTTCTCTGTTTTTATCAAACAAATCATAGGACTTGTCGGCATACAAGCTTTAGCAAGTGCGATCGTACTCGGAATTGGTGGGTATTTAGTGATTCATAGGCAATTGACAATTGGACAATTAGTCGCCGCTGAATTAGTGATTGCAAAGGTTCTCAATGATATATCCAAGTTTGGAAAACAGTTGGATAGTTTTTATAGTTTAATAGCAGCTGTAGATAAAATTAATTCCGTTTTCCATTTACCGACATTAACGGCAAAAACAGTTCCATTTGAAATTCCGAAAGGCCCAATCCAAGTTCAATTATCAGGTGTAGATTATTCTTTGGCTAATGGACATAAAATCTTCAATCAATTCAATTTAAAAGTCCAAGCAGGAAAAACAATTGGTGTCACTTCCAATACGCCTTACGATGCTCATATCTTGCTTGATTTACTCAGTGGTCTAAGAGAACCAAACTCTGGAATCGTTGAATACAACCACCAAAATATCCATGAAGTTTCCAAGGAACAGATCCAAACCTATACAGTTCTCATCAGAGGGAATGAAATATTTGAAGGAACCATTTTGGAAAATATCCGTGTGGGACGCGAAGAAATTTCTCTCATTACCATACGAGATCTTTTGGAAGATTTAGGGCTCTGGAAAACTATTCAGTCATTACCACAAGGAATCCACACACAACTGTTAACTTTTGGGCATCCATTTGACAATGTACAATCTGCATTGTTAATACTTACTAGAGCAATTATCGGCAATCCAAAACTGATTCTCATTGATGGAATTCTTGACCAATTACCGCCACCTTTGTTAACTTCTTGTTTGAAAGTATTGCTCCAAAAAAATCGGGAATGGACAGTATTCATTGTATCCAAATCACCAACCATTCTCGGACAAATGGACCAAATCCTAAGGTTAGAAGATGATTCTCATTCCTTAAAGGTTAATTCATAA
- a CDS encoding cation:proton antiporter, whose protein sequence is MHGEESLLQDIGLSIIFATVLSHIARILKQPLILGYIIGGAMLGKEMGFELVTNEASIELISEIGLILLLFIIGLEINLAELAKMGKAMFTLGILQFTLSVAFVYSVFPFFGLSIGSEKFDLLYIAVALSLSSTLIVVKLLQDKVEINTLSGKLTVGVLVFQDIWAILFMGVQPNLNNPEILKILSSVGIIVLLIAFSFSVSRYVLAKLYKACASSPELILLTSIMWCFLVCGIAGEAGLSKEMGALVAGMSIAAFPYGADVISKLIGIRDFFVTLFFVALGLKVPLPSLEVIGLSAAIIALMLFVRMITIAPVIIKLNKGVRNGFLTALNLAQISEFSLVILALGAGFEHITPKLQAVILTSTIIASVLSTYIIMFNHNIAATFERLLARVGISDQTEDTGKEEKASHGGHGGHGDGMVRDIIVLGYFRIARAFVEYLEDLSPSLIKRIIIADYNPAFKEELTNKGFQWAYADLAHPDSLSHIGLHDASMVICTISDSFLKGTNNNRLLSTLSKLAPNAKIILTSDEPGEAKKLVADGAQKVIIPGVITGEFLYEYISRGMRNNN, encoded by the coding sequence ATGCACGGGGAAGAGTCACTTTTACAAGACATTGGTCTCAGTATTATATTTGCTACAGTTTTGAGTCATATTGCTCGCATTCTCAAACAACCGTTAATCCTAGGATACATTATTGGTGGTGCGATGCTTGGGAAAGAGATGGGATTCGAACTTGTTACCAACGAAGCAAGTATTGAACTCATTTCCGAAATTGGCCTCATCTTACTTCTTTTCATCATTGGACTAGAGATCAATCTTGCTGAACTCGCTAAAATGGGAAAGGCGATGTTCACACTCGGCATCTTACAATTCACTTTATCTGTTGCATTTGTTTATTCTGTATTTCCATTTTTTGGTCTTTCTATTGGTTCTGAAAAATTTGACCTTCTTTATATTGCTGTTGCCCTCTCCTTAAGTTCGACATTAATCGTTGTTAAGTTATTACAAGATAAGGTAGAGATCAACACTCTCTCAGGTAAATTAACCGTTGGGGTTTTGGTATTCCAAGACATCTGGGCTATTTTGTTTATGGGTGTACAACCTAACCTAAACAACCCTGAAATTTTAAAAATTCTATCTTCTGTTGGAATCATTGTATTACTGATTGCGTTTAGTTTTAGTGTCAGTCGTTATGTTTTAGCAAAATTATACAAAGCTTGTGCTAGTAGCCCCGAATTAATACTTCTAACATCAATTATGTGGTGTTTTTTGGTTTGTGGGATCGCTGGAGAAGCCGGTCTTTCCAAAGAAATGGGCGCCCTAGTTGCAGGTATGAGTATTGCAGCTTTTCCTTATGGTGCGGATGTGATTTCAAAACTGATTGGTATACGAGATTTTTTTGTGACACTATTTTTTGTGGCACTTGGCTTAAAAGTTCCGCTTCCCAGTTTAGAAGTGATTGGACTTTCTGCTGCGATTATAGCACTCATGTTATTTGTTAGGATGATCACCATTGCCCCAGTCATCATCAAACTGAACAAAGGTGTTAGGAATGGGTTTCTTACGGCACTAAATCTTGCTCAGATCTCTGAATTCTCGCTCGTAATTTTAGCATTAGGTGCTGGTTTCGAACACATCACTCCCAAACTACAAGCTGTCATTTTAACTTCGACAATCATCGCCTCTGTATTATCTACATATATCATTATGTTTAATCATAATATTGCTGCTACTTTCGAACGATTACTCGCTCGAGTGGGAATCTCTGACCAAACGGAAGACACTGGAAAGGAAGAGAAAGCAAGTCATGGTGGACACGGTGGTCATGGAGATGGAATGGTGCGAGACATTATCGTGCTTGGATACTTTCGGATTGCCCGCGCCTTTGTAGAATACTTAGAGGACTTATCACCATCGCTCATCAAACGGATCATCATTGCTGACTACAACCCTGCCTTCAAAGAAGAACTCACAAACAAAGGGTTCCAATGGGCTTATGCTGACCTTGCTCATCCCGATTCCTTATCTCATATCGGGCTTCATGATGCTTCGATGGTTATTTGTACCATCTCTGATTCTTTTCTCAAAGGAACAAATAACAACCGTTTGCTATCCACTCTTAGCAAATTAGCACCGAATGCAAA